From a region of the Lactuca sativa cultivar Salinas chromosome 4, Lsat_Salinas_v11, whole genome shotgun sequence genome:
- the LOC111878562 gene encoding uncharacterized protein LOC111878562, with translation MNPSTDKLVRRTTMVATVTAGYFLLTADYGPEPNVLDPIKNRIQSAEQSVKRFIFGSKQGIQEPKKATEKRS, from the exons ATGAATCCGAGCACTGACAAGTTGGTGAGGAGAACAACAATGGTGGCGACGGTTACTGCCGGTTATTTCCTACTAACTGCTGATTATGGCCCCGAACCTAATGTTCTTGATCCC ATCAAGAATCGCATACAATCAGCAGAACAATCAGTGAAGAGATTCATCTTTGGATCTAAACAAGGAATTCAAGAACCCAAAAAGGCAACAGAGAAACGTTCATGA
- the LOC111878508 gene encoding UPF0187 protein At3g61320, chloroplastic, with protein MATPKSSFRIAPSSSSQFLPWTPFKFPSKPSKILCSRNPNPPSPPAPINLISILRVIPDWADAIQESRLKQKRQLYKYEDWVEHRSSLRHLRHLLSSLSSRVVLSLVPPVIAFTTVAVVVASYNTAVFWDLLPEFFPILRASSLPYQLTAPALALLLVFRTEASYSRFEEGRKAWTKVISGTNDFARQVIVSVETESVLKTALLQYILAFPIALKCHLIHGSDIGGDLKNLLEDNDLDLVLSSNHRPRCIIQFISQSLKLLNLESSTLTTLESKVTCFHEGIGVCEQITSIPIPVSYTRLTSRFLVLWHLTLPIILWDDCHWIVVPATFISAASLFCIEEVGVLIEEPFPMLALDELCKLVYDNVQETLKSEQKIRKILNTKIKDAVSSRKLAANGHPASGGGQSIWPNNSSNSINN; from the exons ATGGCCACACCAAAATCTTCCTTTCGTATCGCACCATCATCTTCTTCACAATTCCTTCCATGGACACCCTTCAAATTCCCATCAAAACCCTCCAAAATCCTCTgttctcgaaaccctaatccaccctCTCCTCCAGCACCCATAAATCTAATCTCAATTCTTCGAGTAATACCCGATTGGGCCGATGCAATACAAGAGAGTCGTTTGAAACAGAAGAGGCAACTTTACAAATACGAAGATTGGGTTGAACACAGAAGCTCTTTGAGACATCTCAGGCATCTGCTGTCAAGTCTGAGTTCTAGGGTGGTTTTATCGTTAGTCCCACCGGTTATTGCCTTCACGACGGTGGCTGTGGTGGTTGCGAGTTACAACACGGCGGTGTTTTGGGATTTGTTGCCGGAATTTTTCCCGATTTTGAGGGCTTCTTCTTTGCCTTACCAGTTGACAGCTCCGGCGTTGGCGCTTTTGTTGGTTTTCAGGACGGAAGCTTCGTATTCAAGGTTTGAGGAAGGGAGGAAGGCTTGGACGAAGGTGATTTCAGGGACAAATGACTTCGCTCGGCAAGTGATTGTTAGCGTGGAGACAGAATCTGTGTTGAAAACGGCGCTTTTGCAGTATATTCTGGCGTTCCCAATTGCTCTTAAG TGCCATTTGATTCATGGATCCGACATAGGAGGAGACCTCAAGAATCTTCTTGAGGATAATGATTTAGATCTAGTTCTGAGTTCAAATCATCGCCCACGTTGCATTATCCAATTCATCTCTCAAAGTCTGAAGTTGCTGAATTTGGAATCATCAACACTAACCACGCTA GAATCAAAAGTTACGTGTTTCCATGAAGgaattggtgtttgtgaacaaaTCACAAGCATACCTATCCCTGTTTCCTACACTCGTTTGACTTCAAGATTTCTTGTTCTATGGCATCTCACCCTTCCAATAATTCTGTGGGACGATTGTCACTGGATTGTAGTCCCCGCTACTTTCATCAGCGCTGCTTCTCTATTCTGCATCGAAGAG GTGGGGGTTCTGATTGAGGAACCATTTCCGATGCTTGCTCTGGATGAGCTATGCAAACTGGTTTATGACAATGTTCAAGAAACATTAAAAAGTGAGCAAAAGATTCGAAAAATACTTAACACCAAAATTAAGGATGCTGTTTCTTCTAGAAAGCTCGCAGCAAATGGGCACCCAGCTTCAGGAGGTGGACAAAGTATTTGGCCTAATAATTCCTCAAATAGTATAAACAATTGA